DNA from Variovorax sp. PBL-H6:
CTCGAACCATGATCCGCCACCATCCGCCGGACGATCTGCTGCTGTCGATGGCGGCGGGCACTTTGTCCGCCGGACCCGAGCTGGTCGTGGCCAGCCACCTGGAGACGTGCGCCGATTGCCGCGGCCGGCTGCATTCGCTGGAGATAGCCGGCGGCGTGATGCTCGAGGCGTTGCCGCCCGAGACGCTCTCTTCCCAGGCATTGGCGAAGACCCTGGCCGCCATTGACGCCCCGCCGCTTCGTACGCGCGCCCCCGACGTGGTGCCGCGCGCACGACCGCCACTGCCGCCCGGCATGGCCTGGCCGCGCGCACTCGAAGCCTGCAGTGCCACGCCCTGGCGCTGGCTGGGCCCTGGCATGCGCTGGAGCCGACTGGTGCTGCCGGCCGATCCGAAAGCCAAGCTGTTCCTGCTGCGCATCGGCGCGGGCATGAGCCTGGCACCTCACACGCACAGCGATTGCGAGCTCACGCAGGTGCTGCATGGCGCTTTCCATGACGGCCGCGACCTGTTCGGTGCGGGGGACTTCGATGCTGCCGACGACACCGTTCATCACCAGCCGATGGTGCAGGACGGCGGCGACTGCATCTGTCTCGCCTCGGTCGAGGGCCGCATGCGCTTCGACGGCCGCCTGGCGCGAACGCTGGCCGCGTTGATCGGCATGTAGCCGCCGCGACGCCTCAGCGGGCGGCGCCGCCGAAAGCCAGCACGGCGCGGCATCCCGCCGCTGCAGCCGCCGCCGTGACGAAGGTGCCCCAGCCCAGGTCGATGAGGGTCAACCGCCAAGGCCAGTCCTTCAGCGTGGCCTGATTGGTGAAGTCGTAGGTCGCATAGGCGAACAGGCCGAGCAATGCGCCACGCCCGAGAGCCGAGGTCCACGATCGTGCCTCCACCGCCGGCGCGACGGCAAAGATCACGATGCCAGCGACATACAGCACGTAGAAGGTCAAGGCGGCTTTCACGTCCATGTCGGGCCGCATGAGGTGGCCGATCGCAGGCCGATACACGCGGCTGGCCATCGTGCCCAGCCAGGCGGCGTCGAGCGCCAGGAACACGAGGGCCGAGCTGGCATAGGCGGTGAGGAACTGGCGCATGAACATGGAGGCTCCTGGGACCAAGGAGCCGAGGCGACCCCAGGGCTCTCTACGCTCGAAAGCCGTTCGCAGATCACGTTGGGGTGCCGGCTCGGCCGGCTGCGCCTGCGAGATTCATGAACGCTCCCTGCGAGGCGGCGCCGGCACGAAGGCGCTGGTGCGTGCCATGTAGTCGCGGTAGGCGGGCCGGCGTTCCTCGATGTCCTTCTCGAGCAGGCGCACGCCCGAGACCTCGAGCAGCAGCCCCGTCATGAGCAACGGCGAAATCGCGCTCCACAGGGCTTGAAATCCCGATGCGCCAAGGGCCATCAACCAGAAGCCCCACCACACGCAAGCTTCACCGAAGTAGTTGGGATGGCGTGAGTAGCGCCACAGGCCCCGGTCCATGACTTCGCCGCGGTGCGCGGGATCGGCCCTGAAGCGCGCGAGCTGCATATCGCCGATCGCCTCGAACGCGATACCGAACGCGGCCAGGGAAGCACCTGCGGCGTCGAGCCAGTTGGGCGGGCGCGCGGAGTCGGCTGCGGCCAGGAAAGGGGCCGAGACGATCCAGGCCAGAACCGCCTGCAGTCCGAAGACGAGGTACAGGCTCTTCCAGCCGAACCCCGGCTCGTTGCGCTGCCGCATGTCCCGGTAGCGGCGGTCTTCGCCATGCCCCCAGTTGCGCCAGGTGATGTAGATGCCGAGCCGCAGCCCCCAGACCAGCCCGAGGGCCGCCATGAGCCAGGTGCGCGAACCTGTGCCGGGCTGCATCCCAAGGTAGAGCAGTGCCGGGCCCGCAATCAGGAAGGGCCAGGCCCGGTCGGCCAGGCTCGCATCGCCGCGCACGAGGCTGGCGAGCCATGTCAGGAGGGCCAAACCGAGTGCGAGCGCCAGCCCGGCAAGTGCGAGCAGCAGCGGCGGCGCAGCAGTCATTGCTTCGCCGGCGCCATCAGCGCGTGCGGCCTCCGCGGTACGCGCTGAGGGTCCCGCGCATCAGCACGGCCGCCTGGCCGATACGTGCCATCGAGCTGCCCACGTGTGCGTGGGTGATCGCAATGCCCAGGGCGTCAGCGGCATCGCTGCCCGGGACGCCGGGCAGCGACAACAAGCGTCGCACCATTTCCTGCACCTGAGGCTTGGCGGCGCGGCCATGGCCGGCGACGGCCTGCTTCATCTGCAGGGCGGTGTACTCGGCGACGGGAAGGGCGTTGGTCACAAGCGCAGTGATGCAGGCGCCTCTCGCCTGGCCGAGCAGCAGGGTGGATTGCGGATTGACGTTGACGAACACGATTTCTATCGCCGCCGCATCGGGCCGGTAGGTCGCCACGATCTCGCCGATGCCGTCGTACAGCACCTTGAGGCGCGCCGGCAGTTCGCCCTTGAGCACGCTGCGGGTGCTGATGGTGCCGCTGGCGACGTAGCGCAGCGCATGGCCGTCCATGTCCACCACGCCAAAGCCGGTGGTCTGCAGGCCGGGGTCGATGCCGAGGATGCGCATGTTCTAGGCGTCGAAGTACCAGCGGACCGAGTGGAAGAACACCGGGGCCGCGAAGCACAGCGCATCGACGCGGTCCAGCAGGCCGTTGGCGCCGGTCACGCCCATGCCGCGCCCGCCCCAGTTGGGGATGCCGCGGTCGCGCTTGAGCGCCTTCATCACCAGGTGACCCATGGAGCCTGCCACGCAGGCGAGCAGGGAGACGGCCAGCGCCTGGCCGAAGCGGAAGGGGGTGACGAACGAGAACATCGCGCCGACCAGGCTCGCGATCGCCATGCCGATGGCCCAGCTGCGCCAGTTGAAACTGCTGCTCACGTGCGGTGCGGCCGGCGCGTCCCTGAATAGCCAGTCGCCGGTTCGCCTCAGGAAGCCTCGACGTAGCTCGATGCCGTCCTCGTCCCCACTGCCCGGCACGCTGCTGCGCCGCGAGATCAGGTGCTGCACCAGGACACAGGTCTGCACCACGAAAACCAGGAAGAACACCAGGAATGCGCTCTTGCCCTCGTAGCCGGGAAAGGAGAGCAGCAGCAGCGCCGGCACGTGGCTCATGCCATAGACGCAGACCATGATGCCCCACTGCAGCTTCGCATTGCGCTCGAGGAAGTGATGGGGGTCGTCGGCCAGCGCGCTCACCACCGGGATGGCGAGGAAGACGTAGACCGGGATGAACACGGTGAACAGGTCGAAGCGCGCCGTCGCGACCAGCCAGAACTGGATCGGCAGCACCACGAAGAAGGCGAGGATCAGGCTGCGGTGGTCGCCGCGCCGCGTGGGCGACAGCGTGATGAACTCGCGCAGCGTGAAGAAGGAGATCAGCGCGAACAGCACCGTGGCCACGGTTTCCCCCAGCGCCCAGCCGATCCAGAAGATCACCGCCATGAACCAGGTGGTTCCCAGCAGCCCGCGGAAGTGCGCCAGTTCGCGCTGCCAGCGCTCGTCGTGCTGGGGGTTGCGACGCTCGCGGAAGGTCAGCAGGAAAGCCACGGTGCTCACCATGACGAGCAGGCCGAAGACGATAAAGAACAGCGCCGCGACCTGGTGGGTGGGCGAGAGCTGGCGAAGGTATTCGTTCATTCGGTCGGCAGGCCCTACACGTAGCGCAATGCGACCACGGCTTCGCGCGCTCGGTCGAGGAAGGGGCGGCGCTCCTCGCTCTCTTCGAGCCGGATGGGTTCGCCGAAGGTGACCGAGCAGAGGATCGGCACCGGCACCACCTCGCCCTTGGGCATCACACGCTGCACGTTGTCGATCCAGGCCGGGACAAGCACCGCCTCGGGGAACATCTGCGCCAGTGCGTAGAGGCCCGACTTGAACTTCTGCGGCTCGCCGGTGTGGCCGCGCGTGCCCTCGGGGAAGATGATGATCGAGTCGCCGCTTTGGAGCGCATCGATCAGCGGCTGCAGCGGCACCAGGGCTTCGGCGCTGCCCGGCTGCGGCATGGGCGCCGGATCGGCGGATTCGATCGGCTCGGAGACCATCGGCATGGCCTCTTCGAACACGGGCTCGATGCGTTCGCGCGGCGCCGCGACGGGAGTGGGCACGGGCGCGCTGCCGCCGCGTTCCACGTAGATGGCGTTGAACACCTCGGTGGTGATCCAGCGTTTGAAGGGCGTCGTGGCCCAGTAGTCGCGCGCCGCGATCGGCCGTGTGATGCTGCGCAGTTCCTCCGGCAGCGCGGCCCAGATCATCACCAGGTCGAGATGGCTTTGGTGATTGGCGAAGTAGATGCGCTGCTCGGCCTTGGGCGGACAGCCCCACCAGCGCGCCTGGGCACCGGTGAGAAGCCGGATCAGGCCCAGCAACACCCACCCCGTGAACTTTGCAAGCATGGCGGCGATGATACGGGCCGCGCATGCGTGTTTTTCTCGGCTATGATTCGCACCCTTCAAACGCGGGAATAGCTCAGTTGGTAGAGCGCAACCTTGCCAAGGTTGAGGTCGAGAGTTCGAGACTCTTTTCCCGCTCCAGATTTCTCCTCGCCTACCCCCAGCCGGTGCCACGCCAAGACCCGAGCTGCGTGTCAGATCAGGGCAGCTCGGCCGAGGGCATGCGCGCCGCAATGGTGGCCGCGCGGGCTGCAAGATAGGCAGACTGGGAGCGCCGCTCGAAGAGCTTGGGGCTCGGCAGCATCACCGCCAGCCGCGCCGCCTCCTGGGTACCGAGCCGCGAGGCCGGTTTCCTGAAGTAGTGCTGCGCAGCCGCCTCGGCACCGAAGATGCCTTCGCCCCACTCCACGCTGTTGAGATAGATCTCCAGGATGCGCTGCTTGTCCAGCAGCAGTTCCAGCACGACCGCGAGCACCAGCTCCTGGCCCTTGCGCAGCAGCGTGCGCTCGCCCGACAGCAGCAGGTTCTTCGCGAGTTGCTGCGTGATGGTCGAGCCGCCGCGCAGTTGCACCGCGCGTGGCTCCTTGCCGCGCGCACGCATCTGTGCGGCGCGACGGGCAGCGATCTGCTCGGCCCTGGCATTGCGCTGGCGCGCACGTTCGACGGCCTCCCACTCGACGCCGTTGTGATAGATGAACTCGCCGTCCTCGCTCGCGATGACGGCGCGCTTCAAGTTGTCGGCGATCTGGCCATACGGCACCCATCGCTGTTTCCAGCCGCGCTCGCCGTTGCTGCGCTCCTCGGTCGCGAGCTGCCAGGCCTCTGAGCGCTGGAAAGCGGTCGACTGCGGATCGAACACC
Protein-coding regions in this window:
- a CDS encoding ChrR family anti-sigma-E factor; protein product: MIRHHPPDDLLLSMAAGTLSAGPELVVASHLETCADCRGRLHSLEIAGGVMLEALPPETLSSQALAKTLAAIDAPPLRTRAPDVVPRARPPLPPGMAWPRALEACSATPWRWLGPGMRWSRLVLPADPKAKLFLLRIGAGMSLAPHTHSDCELTQVLHGAFHDGRDLFGAGDFDAADDTVHHQPMVQDGGDCICLASVEGRMRFDGRLARTLAALIGM
- a CDS encoding DUF2177 family protein, translating into MFMRQFLTAYASSALVFLALDAAWLGTMASRVYRPAIGHLMRPDMDVKAALTFYVLYVAGIVIFAVAPAVEARSWTSALGRGALLGLFAYATYDFTNQATLKDWPWRLTLIDLGWGTFVTAAAAAAGCRAVLAFGGAAR
- a CDS encoding DUF1295 domain-containing protein, coding for MTAAPPLLLALAGLALALGLALLTWLASLVRGDASLADRAWPFLIAGPALLYLGMQPGTGSRTWLMAALGLVWGLRLGIYITWRNWGHGEDRRYRDMRQRNEPGFGWKSLYLVFGLQAVLAWIVSAPFLAAADSARPPNWLDAAGASLAAFGIAFEAIGDMQLARFRADPAHRGEVMDRGLWRYSRHPNYFGEACVWWGFWLMALGASGFQALWSAISPLLMTGLLLEVSGVRLLEKDIEERRPAYRDYMARTSAFVPAPPRRERS
- the ruvC gene encoding crossover junction endodeoxyribonuclease RuvC, with product MRILGIDPGLQTTGFGVVDMDGHALRYVASGTISTRSVLKGELPARLKVLYDGIGEIVATYRPDAAAIEIVFVNVNPQSTLLLGQARGACITALVTNALPVAEYTALQMKQAVAGHGRAAKPQVQEMVRRLLSLPGVPGSDAADALGIAITHAHVGSSMARIGQAAVLMRGTLSAYRGGRTR
- a CDS encoding phosphatidate cytidylyltransferase; protein product: MNEYLRQLSPTHQVAALFFIVFGLLVMVSTVAFLLTFRERRNPQHDERWQRELAHFRGLLGTTWFMAVIFWIGWALGETVATVLFALISFFTLREFITLSPTRRGDHRSLILAFFVVLPIQFWLVATARFDLFTVFIPVYVFLAIPVVSALADDPHHFLERNAKLQWGIMVCVYGMSHVPALLLLSFPGYEGKSAFLVFFLVFVVQTCVLVQHLISRRSSVPGSGDEDGIELRRGFLRRTGDWLFRDAPAAPHVSSSFNWRSWAIGMAIASLVGAMFSFVTPFRFGQALAVSLLACVAGSMGHLVMKALKRDRGIPNWGGRGMGVTGANGLLDRVDALCFAAPVFFHSVRWYFDA
- a CDS encoding lysophospholipid acyltransferase family protein, with the protein product MLAKFTGWVLLGLIRLLTGAQARWWGCPPKAEQRIYFANHQSHLDLVMIWAALPEELRSITRPIAARDYWATTPFKRWITTEVFNAIYVERGGSAPVPTPVAAPRERIEPVFEEAMPMVSEPIESADPAPMPQPGSAEALVPLQPLIDALQSGDSIIIFPEGTRGHTGEPQKFKSGLYALAQMFPEAVLVPAWIDNVQRVMPKGEVVPVPILCSVTFGEPIRLEESEERRPFLDRAREAVVALRYV
- the mtgA gene encoding monofunctional biosynthetic peptidoglycan transglycosylase, whose product is MKALLRWVLCLLFAAVALEVFFIGRIAAMAVFDPQSTAFQRSEAWQLATEERSNGERGWKQRWVPYGQIADNLKRAVIASEDGEFIYHNGVEWEAVERARQRNARAEQIAARRAAQMRARGKEPRAVQLRGGSTITQQLAKNLLLSGERTLLRKGQELVLAVVLELLLDKQRILEIYLNSVEWGEGIFGAEAAAQHYFRKPASRLGTQEAARLAVMLPSPKLFERRSQSAYLAARAATIAARMPSAELP